The sequence AGGCAAAGGCGCTGCTTGATGAGTTATCAGAAGAGTAAAGAGGGTAGGAATGTATTTACTATCTCGTTGAAATAGTATAAAAGTTGATAATCATGATTTTTATGATAGTATTACCTTTACTATAAGGTAATGTAAATTATATGAGGTATTACTATGAAATCGTCCGAAGAATTTGTTAGGACAGTGACTCAGAAGGGCCAAGTGACCATCCCGGCTGAGGTTCGTAAGCTCTTGGGCGTGAGCCCTCATGATAAGGTAGCCTTCGTGGTTGAAGATAAACGGGTACGACTTACTTCAACAAAAAGCATTGTAGAGCGCACTGCTGGGGTGTTTAAAAGCGATAAACCAACCCGCACGGCTGCAGAGTTACGAGAGGAAGCTCAACAAGCCATGGCGGAAGAGTCTCTAGAGCGGTTCAATCGCCCTCACAAAAGGCGTATGAAGTGATAGATGTCTGCAATATTCCTAGATACCAACGTACTACTTCGACATCTTATCCATGATGATCCGAAGCAATCAACAAGAGCAACGGACTTTTTACATCGAATTGAACAAGGTGAGATTCAGGCGCGTATCTCTGAACTAGTTATATTTGAAACGGTTTTTACTCTGGAAAGGAGTTATCGACAACTGAAGGCAAGAATTCGCGAAATCCTTCTGCCCTTGATCTCAATGCCTGGAATTATCTTACCCAATAAGCGGCGATGGAAGAGGGTTTTTAATTTATATGTAGACCTTAACCTTCCATTCGCAGATGCCTACCACGTGGGACTCATGGAAGAATTAAAATTAACCGAGATTGCTACTTTTGACACCGATTTTGACCGTGTTCCTGGAATCAAACGAATTAAGCTCTAGCCCTAGTTCACTCCGATTTCAAGATAAAATATTTTCTCTTCTATTCTTCTTCCAAATTTTAGTAAATCGTTTGAGGTAAGTTCCCTTCTATTATTGTAAACTAAATTTATTGGTTAAAGAGATGATCTGTAAAAGCTGTGGATTTGAAAATCCGGATGTTATGAACTTTTGTGGCAGGTGTGCTAGTCCTCTGAGTCTCAGGTGTCCACATTGCGGCTCTGAGAATCCACCTGGGGTTGCTTTCTGTGGCAAGTGTGCTGCTTCTCTCTCATGGCAAACTCAGGTTTCCAAATCCACCAATACAAACAAGCAGTTAGAAAAGCAAGAGGATAAGGTTGCACCTGGAGCCGAGCGCCGCCAGTTATCGGTTATGTTTTGTGACCTGGTAGGCTCTACTTCCCTATCTGAACAACTAGACCCAGAGGATCTTCGCGACCTTGTCCGCGCCTATCAAGAAGCCTGTGCAGAAGTAATCGATAACTATGATGTATATATTGCTCAATATCTGGGGGATGGATTGCTTGTTTACTTTGGTTATCCCCTTGCGCACGAAGACGATGCACAGAGGGCTGTGAGAGCGGGTTTAGAAATTGTAGGGGCTGTAGGGGCGATGAGCTTCGCTGATAGTGCCCGACTCACTACCCGCACTATACATGAATCGCCCCTACAATCCCGCTTACAACAAACCCTTCAAGTACGCATAGGCATTCACACAGGTCTTGTAGTATTAGGCGAGATGGGGGGAGGAAAGAAGCGTGACATGGCGGCAATAGTGGGAGAGACACCGAATATCTCCGCACGGTTGCAAGCATTAGCTGAACCGGATGCGGTGGTCATAAGCCCAGCCACATATAGGCTGATAGAGGGATTATTTGATTGCAGGAGCCTAGGAATACATACGTTGAAGGGGATCTCAACTCCAATGGAAGTGTACCAAGTGCTTCAGGCAAGTGCTGTTCGCACCCGATTCGAAGTGGCTGTTACGAAGGGGCTTACGCCTCTTGTTGGGAGGGAACAGGAGGTCGCTGTTTTGCTCGATCGTT comes from Thermodesulfobacteriota bacterium and encodes:
- a CDS encoding adenylate/guanylate cyclase domain-containing protein; amino-acid sequence: MICKSCGFENPDVMNFCGRCASPLSLRCPHCGSENPPGVAFCGKCAASLSWQTQVSKSTNTNKQLEKQEDKVAPGAERRQLSVMFCDLVGSTSLSEQLDPEDLRDLVRAYQEACAEVIDNYDVYIAQYLGDGLLVYFGYPLAHEDDAQRAVRAGLEIVGAVGAMSFADSARLTTRTIHESPLQSRLQQTLQVRIGIHTGLVVLGEMGGGKKRDMAAIVGETPNISARLQALAEPDAVVISPATYRLIEGLFDCRSLGIHTLKGISTPMEVYQVLQASAVRTRFEVAVTKGLTPLVGREQEVAVLLDRWEQAKEGRGQVVLISGEAGIGKSRLLQVLKNNISDDEHVRIESRCSPFYQNSALYPIIDHLQRFLFTREDTVEEKLSKLEKALIGAGLKPAPTFQEAVSLFASLLSLPFLDRYPPLAMKPNRCWLRFTAGLLRDLTLKI
- a CDS encoding AbrB/MazE/SpoVT family DNA-binding domain-containing protein; translated protein: MKSSEEFVRTVTQKGQVTIPAEVRKLLGVSPHDKVAFVVEDKRVRLTSTKSIVERTAGVFKSDKPTRTAAELREEAQQAMAEESLERFNRPHKRRMK
- a CDS encoding PIN domain-containing protein — its product is MSAIFLDTNVLLRHLIHDDPKQSTRATDFLHRIEQGEIQARISELVIFETVFTLERSYRQLKARIREILLPLISMPGIILPNKRRWKRVFNLYVDLNLPFADAYHVGLMEELKLTEIATFDTDFDRVPGIKRIKL